Proteins encoded by one window of Dyella humicola:
- a CDS encoding DNA topoisomerase I, with protein sequence MAKNLLIVESPAKAKTINKYLGKDFHVLASYGHVRDLKPKEGAVDPEHGFAMAYEVIERNEKHVDAIAKAAKQADDIYLATDLDREGEAISWHISEILKERGLTAGKRLHRVVFSEITPKAIKAAVAQPRQLSHDMVDAQQARRALDYLVGFNLSPVLWRKVQRGLSAGRVQSPALRMIAEREEEIEAFVAREYWSVEAALRHPEGDFTARLTKLNGKKFEQFDLTNEHDALAARAALKEAAHGRLTVSDVGSKERKRRPAPPFTTSTLQQEAARKLGFSTSRTMKIAQGLYEGVSLGSEGTVGLITYMRTDSVALSEDAVTEMRELIARDFGAKALPDHPQVYKSKSKNAQEAHEAIRPTSALLTPREVSGFLNEEQRKLYELIWKRTIACQMIHATLNTVSVEFALPHVAGGDASFRSTGTTVVDPGFLAVYEEGRDQKGADDDDEGRRLPKLAVGEQIALHDIQADQHFTEPPPRYSEASLVKALEEHGIGRPSTYASIIQVLLNREYVFLDSRRFKPTDVGRAVSKFLTAHFTRYVDYDFTAKLEDELDAVSRGEEAWVPLMERFWVPFKQQVDEKTESVDRSEATGARELGADPKTGKPVSVRLGRYGAYAQIGDKDQDEKLQFASLRPGQSMHTIALADALELFKLPRTLGQAENGDEVSVGVGRFGPFVKQGSTYASLKAEDDPYTIELPRALQIVQEKLEMLANRIITDFGTGVQVLNGRYGPYITDGEKNARIPKDQEPKELTEAQCLELLAAAPVKKGRGAFKKTAAKKAAAKKAPAEKKVPAKKAPAKTTAKKAATKKTASKKTAAKKTVAKKTATKKAASKKTAVTRAGA encoded by the coding sequence ATGGCAAAAAACCTGCTTATCGTCGAGTCGCCGGCCAAGGCGAAGACGATCAACAAATACCTCGGCAAGGACTTCCACGTCCTGGCCTCCTACGGTCACGTGCGTGACCTCAAGCCGAAGGAGGGGGCGGTCGATCCCGAGCATGGCTTTGCCATGGCCTACGAGGTGATCGAGCGCAACGAGAAGCACGTCGACGCCATCGCCAAGGCTGCCAAGCAGGCCGACGACATCTATCTGGCGACCGACTTGGATCGCGAAGGTGAGGCGATCTCCTGGCATATCAGCGAGATCCTGAAGGAGCGTGGCCTCACCGCGGGCAAGCGCCTGCACCGGGTGGTGTTCTCCGAGATCACGCCCAAGGCAATCAAGGCTGCCGTGGCCCAGCCGCGCCAACTCTCGCATGACATGGTCGACGCCCAGCAGGCGCGCCGCGCCCTGGACTACCTGGTCGGCTTCAACCTCTCGCCGGTGCTGTGGCGCAAGGTGCAGCGCGGCCTTTCCGCCGGCCGCGTGCAGAGCCCGGCCCTGCGCATGATCGCGGAGCGCGAGGAAGAGATCGAAGCCTTCGTCGCCCGCGAGTACTGGAGCGTCGAAGCCGCGCTGCGCCATCCCGAAGGTGACTTCACTGCCCGCCTCACCAAGTTGAACGGCAAGAAGTTCGAGCAGTTCGACCTCACCAACGAGCACGACGCGCTGGCCGCGCGCGCGGCGCTGAAGGAGGCCGCCCATGGCCGCCTCACCGTCAGCGACGTCGGCAGCAAGGAGCGCAAGCGTCGCCCGGCGCCGCCGTTCACCACCTCCACCTTGCAGCAGGAGGCAGCACGCAAGCTGGGTTTCTCCACCAGCCGCACCATGAAGATCGCGCAGGGTTTGTACGAAGGCGTATCACTCGGCAGCGAGGGCACCGTCGGCCTCATCACCTATATGCGTACCGACTCGGTCGCATTGTCCGAAGACGCCGTGACCGAGATGCGCGAGCTGATCGCGCGCGACTTCGGCGCCAAGGCGCTGCCGGATCATCCGCAGGTCTACAAGTCCAAGTCCAAGAACGCCCAGGAAGCGCATGAGGCGATCCGTCCGACCTCGGCCTTGCTGACGCCGCGCGAGGTGTCGGGCTTCCTCAACGAGGAACAGCGCAAGCTGTACGAGTTGATCTGGAAGCGCACCATCGCTTGCCAGATGATCCACGCCACGCTCAACACCGTGTCGGTGGAGTTCGCGCTGCCGCATGTGGCGGGGGGCGACGCCTCATTCCGCTCCACCGGTACCACCGTGGTCGATCCGGGCTTCCTGGCTGTCTACGAGGAAGGTCGCGACCAGAAGGGCGCCGATGACGACGACGAAGGTCGTCGCCTGCCCAAGCTGGCCGTGGGCGAGCAGATAGCCCTGCACGACATCCAGGCCGACCAGCATTTCACCGAGCCGCCGCCGCGCTACTCCGAAGCAAGCCTGGTCAAGGCGCTGGAAGAGCACGGCATTGGCCGTCCGTCGACCTATGCCAGCATCATCCAGGTGCTGCTGAACCGCGAATACGTGTTCCTCGACAGCCGGCGCTTCAAGCCGACCGACGTGGGCCGTGCGGTGAGCAAGTTCCTCACCGCGCATTTCACCCGTTATGTCGACTACGACTTCACCGCCAAGCTCGAAGACGAACTCGATGCGGTGAGCCGCGGCGAAGAAGCCTGGGTGCCCCTGATGGAGCGCTTCTGGGTGCCTTTCAAGCAGCAGGTGGACGAGAAGACCGAGTCGGTCGATCGCAGCGAAGCCACCGGCGCGCGCGAGCTGGGCGCCGATCCGAAGACCGGCAAGCCGGTGTCGGTGCGCCTGGGTCGCTATGGCGCGTATGCGCAGATCGGCGACAAGGACCAGGACGAGAAGCTGCAGTTCGCTTCACTGCGCCCGGGCCAGAGCATGCACACCATCGCACTGGCGGATGCGCTGGAGCTGTTCAAGCTGCCGCGCACGCTGGGCCAGGCCGAGAACGGCGATGAAGTGAGCGTAGGTGTGGGTCGTTTCGGTCCGTTCGTGAAGCAGGGCAGCACCTATGCCTCGCTGAAGGCCGAGGATGACCCGTATACGATCGAACTGCCGAGGGCCCTGCAGATCGTGCAGGAGAAGCTCGAGATGCTGGCCAATCGCATCATCACGGACTTCGGTACCGGCGTGCAGGTGCTCAACGGTCGCTATGGTCCGTACATCACCGATGGCGAAAAGAACGCCCGCATCCCCAAGGACCAGGAGCCCAAGGAGCTGACCGAGGCGCAATGCCTTGAGCTGCTCGCGGCGGCGCCGGTCAAGAAGGGGCGCGGGGCGTTCAAGAAGACGGCCGCCAAGAAAGCCGCGGCCAAGAAGGCGCCGGCCGAGAAGAAGGTCCCGGCCAAGAAGGCTCCCGCCAAGACCACCGCCAAGAAAGCGGCAACCAAGAAAACGGCTAGCAAGAAGACCGCAGCCAAGAAGACGGTGGCCAAGAAAACCGCCACCAAGAAGGCTGCCAGCAAGAAGACGGCGGTCACCCGGGCCGGCGCCTGA